From Brassica oleracea var. oleracea cultivar TO1000 chromosome C3, BOL, whole genome shotgun sequence, a single genomic window includes:
- the LOC106329445 gene encoding uncharacterized protein LOC106329445 encodes MQHLPTSSFKTTATVVIAGVFSVVAAVSLTVPSVSHFAASCIPIIYDNTIFLLKPPYLYLVINCIILSIVATSKLTHESCSSTDDPDTVVPVPTYIDAGYLNVAHVAGSDYTGFVENDATVKDVHEVIDNDKVIGEDVKTETEKPRTSNGLPEPETDKPKLKDGSLEISVLKNTRKAPRFGRQKSLKAGQEGKKSALGVTKPPRRHDTLETTWKKITEGRSTPLIKHLSKSDKWQERSHARSSKEKEKTTKSENSTEDDTLRKTRLKREPSPGQEELNRRVEAFIKKFNEEMRLQRLESLAKYNELVVNRGTRL; translated from the coding sequence ATGCAGCACCTCCCTACCTCTTCCTTTAAAACGACAGCCACCGTCGTCATCGCCGGAGTCTTCTCTGTTGTGGCGGCGGTGAGTTTAACCGTTCCATCAGTTTCCCATTTTGCTGCTTCTTGCATTCCGATCATTTACGATAACACCATCTTCCTCCTTAAGCCACCGTATCTTTACCTAGTCATTAACTGTATCATCCTCTCCATCGTCGCTACATCTAAGCTCACGCATGAATCATGTTCCAGTACTGACGATCCTGATACGGTCGTCCCGGTACCTACTTATATCGACGCCGGTTATCTAAACGTGGCTCACGTCGCCGGTTCTGATTATACCGGATTTGTGGAGAATGATGCGACGGTGAAAGATGTCCACGAAGTCATTGATAATGATAAGGTGATAGGAGAAGATGTAAAGACAGAGACGGAGAAGCCAAGAACGAGTAACGGTTTACCAGAACCGGAGACAGATAAACCAAAACTAAAAGATGGTTCGCTGGAGATTTCGGTTCTGAAGAACACGAGGAAAGCACCTAGGTTCGGTCGGCAAAAGTCGCTTAAAGCTGGCCAAGAAGGTAAGAAGTCTGCGTTGGGAGTGACGAAGCCACCGAGGAGACATGACACGCTGGAGACGACGTGGAAGAAGATAACGGAAGGACGCTCGACGCCGTTAATTAAACACTTGTCGAAATCCGACAAGTGGCAAGAAAGGTCGCACGCCCGAAGCTCAAAGGAGAAGGAGAAGACGACCAAGTCTGAGAACTCTACGGAGGATGACACGTTGCGAAAAACGCGTCTGAAACGCGAGCCGTCGCCGGGTCAGGAGGAGCTGAACAGGCGCGTGGAAGCGTTTATCAAGAAGTTCAACGAAGAGATGAGACTGCAAAGATTGGAATCTTTGGCTAAGTATAACGAATTGGTGGTAAATCGAGGGACTCGTTTGTAA
- the LOC106328955 gene encoding probable ADP-ribosylation factor GTPase-activating protein AGD5 — translation MNEKANVSKELNARHRKILEGLLKHPENRECADCKTKGPRWASVNLGIFICMQCSGIHRSLGVHISKVRSATLDTWLPEQVAFIHSMGNERANSYWEAELPPNYDRVGIENFIRAKYVPLSFQFTNSSARSPPRVEQERRRSVERAVPGYEHGHSSSPVNLFEEKKTVQAPRTRSSIPATRISLPVPPRGPEQVIKPQQKIEAVAAPVEPTKPAVNVAPASDPPKVDFATDLFNMLSVDEPSANTSEAAPADDNLWDGFQSAGNGQTAEKIVTAKLEEKKPDESSSPPATGIEDLFRDTPNFTAQQAPQKDVKGDIMSLFEKSNMVSPFAMQQQQFAMLAQQQALYMAAAKAAGGTPNGVNQQAVANALNIASANWSNNGYQIPGMTKPGGGQPDLQKLMQNMNANMNMRPVQPQENTPQYPISNFYTTGQANNAANGMTSYSTGKPQSSTAAQQPTGTTPSSQSGKEFDFSSLMDGMFTKH, via the exons ATGAACGAGAAAGCCAACGTCTCTAAGGAGCTTAATGCCCGCCATAGAAAG ATTCTGGAAGGGCTTCTTAAGCATCCAGAGAACAGAGAATGTGCTGACTGCAAAACAAA AGGTCCAAGGTGGGCTAGTGTTAACTTAGGTATCTTTATCTGCATGCAATGTTCTGGGATTCACAGGAGTCTCGGGGTACACATATCAAAG GTTCGTTCTGCCACTCTGGACACATGGCTCCCCGAGCAGGTTGCATTTATCCATT CAATGGGAAACGAGAGAGCAAATAGTTACTGGGAAGCTGAGCTACCCCCTAACTATGATAGAGTGGGAATTGAGAATTTCATACGTGCAAAGTATGTCCCTCTCTCTTTTCAGTTTACAAACTCCTCA GCTAGATCACCCCCAAGAGTGGAGCAGGAACGGCGGAGATCTGTGGAGAGGGCTGTGCCTGGATATGAGCATGGCCACAGTAGTAGTCCTGTAAATTTGTTCGAGGAGAAGAAAACTGTCCAAGCACCTAGAACAAGAAGTAGCATCCCTGCAACGAGGATAAGTCTTCCAGTGCCTCCCCGGGGACCTGAGCAG GTTATAAAGCCACAGCAAAAAATAGAAGCTGTAGCCGCTCCTGTGGAGCCAACGAAACCAGCAGTAAATGTTGCACCGGCATCAGATCCTCCAAAGGTGGATTTTGCTACTGACCTCTTCAACATGCTATCGGTGGATGAGCCGAGTGCAAATACCTCAGAGGCAGCTCCTGCTGATGATAACTTATGGGATGGCTTTCAGT CGGCTGGAAATGGTCAAACGGCAGAGAAAATTGTCACAGCAAAGCTGGAGGAGAAAAAGCCTGATGAGAGCAGTTCTCCACCAGCTACCGGGATCGAGGATTTATTTAGAGACACACCTAACTTTACAGCCCAACAAGCACCACAGAAAGATGTGAAAGGCGATATCATGAGCCTATTTGAGAAG TCGAATATGGTGTCGCCTTTTGCCATGCAGCAGCAACAGTTTGCTATGCTTGCTCAGCAGCAAGCCCTTTACATGGCTGCAGCAAAAGCTGCAGGAGGTACTCCAAACGGCGTGAATCAACAAGCTGTTGCTAATGCTCTTAACATAGCATCCGCAAATTGGTCAAACAATGGCTACCAGATCCCTGGAATGACTAAACCAGGAGGTGGTCAACCTGATCTCCAGAAACTTATGCAA AACATGAACGCAAACATGAACATGAGACCTGTACAACCGCAAGAGAACACTCCTCAATATCCAATATCCAA TTTCTACACGACGGGCCAAGCTAACAATGCAGCCAACGGTATGACCTCATACTCCACCGGTAAACCTCAGTCATCAACCGCAGCACAACAACCAACGGGCACCACACCATCTTCTCAGTCAGGCAAAGAGTTTGATTTTTCTTCCTTGATGGATGGAATGTTCACAAAACATTGA
- the LOC106329788 gene encoding uncharacterized protein LOC106329788, with protein sequence MSPSNSSSSPETDQRLNDIVVAVQEKSTMTNPKQVSPQEVVPDVNNPKQVSPQEVVPEVNNPKQVSPQEAVPGLNNPKQVSPQEIVPEVNNLKQASPQEVVHEMNNPKQVSPEEVVSQVNSLKQVSPQEVVPDPNNPKQGLPQEVVPETESKKTQRASFELRVLRAINKLIKKYPSLDNHALICNICKRGFPNANSLCAHQKTHKHDLELERKLKQVEPIYSPPGPGQCFWKKHDNSYQGTSNALSNDKHLEISRESIGGEGSSVRKMDIGEVIGYPSPPPYGNTNYGFSSGAPLVTHNYNRPNLSDLNRSGFSFGPFKPNGGGNYPYPPFTMNPSYGSHDSKIMNSISQPNTLGSCSNNNNNNSSSQGAISLELSLGPSKWMGGSNNNSSSLNGGVTGGGSMDLNMPVRPLVSRNHFYSSYPLDSFTGNVPPPPPPSPATSLSNDENVPGSSLISKEKNKAMVVDDDETDNGVTGGHDADKPAEV encoded by the coding sequence ATGTCTCCTTCAAACTCCTCCTCCTCACCCGAGACTGATCAGAGACTCAATGATATTGTTGTGGCCGTGCAGGAGAAGAGTACAATGACCAATCCAAAACAAGTGTCTCCTCAAGAGGTCGTGCCTGACGTGAACAATCCTAAACAAGTGTCTCCTCAAGAGGTCGTGCCTGAAGTGAACAATCCAAAACAAGTGTCTCCTCAAGAGGCTGTGCCTGGCCTGAACAATCCGAAACAAGTGTCTCCTCAAGAGATTGTACCTGAAGTGAACAATCTGAAACAAGCGTCTCCTCAAGAGGTTGTGCATGAAATGAACAATCCAAAACAAGTGTCTCCCGAAGAGGTTGTGTCTCAAGTGAACAGTCTGAAACAAGTGTCTCCTCAAGAGGTTGTGCCAGACCCGAACAATCCGAAACAAGGGCTTCCTCAAGAGGTTGTGCCTGAAACTGAAAGCAAGAAAACTCAGAGGGCAAGTTTCGAGTTACGTGTTCTCCGAGCAATAAACAAATTGATAAAAAAATATCCATCGTTGGATAATCATGCCCTTATTTGCAACATCTGCAAGAGAGGGTTCCCCAACGCTAACTCCCTATGCGCTCACCAAAAGACCCACAAGCATGACCTAGAGCTGGAAAGAAAGCTGAAGCAGGTGGAGCCAATCTATTCTCCTCCTGGTCCTGGACAATGCTTTTGGAAGAAACATGATAACTCTTACCAAGGTACGTCTAACGCTTTGTCAAATGATAAGCATCTTGAGATCTCTCGTGAGTCCATAGGAGGAGAGGGTAGTAGCGTCAGAAAAATGGACATTGGCGAGGTCATAGGTTATCCTTCGCCTCCTCCATACGGGAATACTAACTATGGTTTTTCTTCAGGGGCTCCCTTAGTCACTCACAACTATAACCGCCCTAATTTATCAGATCTCAACCGTAGTGGTTTCTCTTTTGGTCCTTTTAAGCCTAATGGAGGCGGTAACTACCCATACCCTCCTTTCACAATGAACCCGAGCTATGGCTCACATGATTCAAAAATTATGAATTCTATTTCTCAACCTAATACCTTAGGGAGCTGTAGCAACAACAACAACAATAACAGTAGCTCACAAGGTGCAATATCACTTGAGCTCTCTCTTGGTCCATCTAAGTGGATGGGAGGCAGCAACAATAACAGCAGCTCGTTGAATGGTGGAGTCACTGGAGGAGGAAGCATGGACTTGAACATGCCAGTGCGTCCTCTTGTGTCTCGAAATCATTTTTACAGCAGTTACCCGCTTGATTCGTTCACTGGAAACGTTCCTCCTCCTCCTCCTCCTTCTCCAGCTACCAGTCTTTCTAATGATGAGAATGTTCCGGGCTCTAGTCTCATCTCAAAGGAGAAAAACAAAGCCATGGTGGTTGATGATGATGAAACGGATAACGGGGTGACTGGAGGTCATGATGCGGATAAGCCGGCAGAAGTTTAA
- the LOC106332030 gene encoding nuclear pore complex protein NUP88-like, with protein MEIYNDANKSPKSIAVSNSSQAIDWLEAVFLDLTEHGTRGDNKVVVKAHPYALLDASLALQNEYTLSTTMALIQQPYTLFPSQVQATGRDAALKTPSVHAVLSTCQEESDVSSLLDKTTPSQRGVQAAKPTRQKTPHNKIKV; from the exons ATGGAGATTTACAATGATGCTAATAAGTCACCCAAATCGATAGCTGTTAGCAACTCCAGTCAGGCAATTGATTGGTTGGAAGCTGTATTTCTAGATTTGACTGAACATGGAACTAGAGGTGATAATAAAGTGGTGGTGAAAGCTCATCCTTATGCTTTGCTTGATGCATCATTGGCTTTA CAAAACGAATATACTCTCTCCACGACGATGGCGTTGATTCAACAGCCTTACACTCTCTTCCCTTCACAAGTTCAGGCCACAGGAAGAGATGCAGCTCTCAAAACGCCATCTGTTCACGCCGTGCTAAGTACATGCCAAGAAGAGTCCGACGTATCATCTCTGTTGGACAAAACTACACCGTCACAGAGGGGAGTTCAAGCCGCGAAACCAACGAGACAGAAGACACCCCACAACAAGATTAAGGTGTGA